A single region of the Roseivivax sp. THAF197b genome encodes:
- a CDS encoding PAS-domain containing protein yields the protein MSSASLINPADSVETQNAKLLHIADALMRRIENQTAQSGAAYAQFERAALLEKRVRQRTEELERTLDLLQDSNAQLARANAEAEDARRDLADAIETVKEGFALFDPQDRLVMFNSRFCRDFRDVASDLAPDLSFESYIERIAHSRYLALPDGVTAEAWRARRLMRHKDRNVMFNVELTQDRWLQVSEQRTGKGGTVVLQTDVTDLVRIERQERARLESAQARMIQATLDHLNQGVAIFDADGRLLGWNKKIGTLLSVPARLMQLGVSFTVILDQLSHGFAFLGGVDRTIFRSWAQTGYLENPISFEVRHGARDILHVFGRGLPDGGFLISVTDVTAEREAAQRLFEINEMLEQRVMERTLELEDALSAAERANASKNRFVAAASHDLLQPLSAAELFIGSLSDKLGDAADRQVLAKAGSAIKSAVSLIDALLDISKLDSDKLHFDIRAVALSEILDPLRDEMEVLAAEKGLRLTIMPTRAIVESDPAYLRRVIQNLAANAIRYTEEGRVLIGVRRQGNSARIEVWDNGPGIAEEDQDAIFEEFHRLDQTASRNDGLGLGLAIVERACTRLGHPLGLWSEPGRGSCFQVSVPVAGQTDPKRHDPARSRKVDLGLSGLIVLLVENEPELRRAIQLLIESWGVDVIEAENGDAALSLLEDLDIMPDALILDQQLGAGPKGTELLQELTRRFGPRPAVILTADRSESVRRTCEDLGVERMLKPLDRTRLGAFLSEACLSRTD from the coding sequence ATGAGCTCCGCCTCGCTGATCAATCCAGCCGATTCCGTCGAGACCCAGAACGCCAAGCTTCTGCACATTGCCGATGCGCTGATGCGCCGGATCGAGAACCAGACCGCGCAATCGGGCGCGGCCTATGCCCAGTTCGAACGCGCGGCCCTTCTGGAGAAACGGGTGCGCCAGCGCACCGAGGAGTTGGAGCGCACGCTCGATCTGCTGCAGGATTCGAACGCGCAGCTGGCCCGCGCCAATGCCGAGGCCGAGGATGCCCGCCGTGACCTCGCCGATGCGATCGAGACGGTGAAGGAGGGCTTTGCGCTCTTTGATCCGCAGGACCGGCTGGTGATGTTCAATTCGCGCTTCTGCCGCGATTTCCGCGATGTCGCCTCGGATCTCGCCCCCGATCTCAGCTTCGAGAGCTACATCGAGCGGATCGCCCATAGCCGGTACCTCGCCCTGCCCGATGGCGTCACCGCCGAGGCGTGGCGCGCGCGCCGGCTGATGCGGCACAAGGACCGCAATGTCATGTTCAACGTCGAGCTGACGCAGGACCGCTGGCTGCAGGTGTCCGAACAGCGCACCGGCAAGGGCGGCACGGTGGTGCTGCAAACGGACGTGACCGACCTTGTCCGGATCGAACGGCAGGAACGCGCCCGGCTGGAAAGCGCGCAGGCGCGGATGATCCAGGCCACGCTCGACCATCTCAACCAGGGCGTCGCGATCTTCGATGCGGATGGCAGGCTTCTGGGCTGGAACAAGAAGATCGGCACGCTTTTGTCGGTGCCCGCCCGGCTTATGCAGCTCGGGGTGAGTTTCACCGTGATCCTCGACCAGCTCAGCCACGGCTTTGCCTTCCTGGGCGGGGTCGATCGGACGATCTTCCGCAGCTGGGCGCAGACCGGATATCTCGAAAACCCCATTTCCTTCGAGGTGCGCCACGGCGCGCGCGACATCCTGCATGTCTTCGGACGCGGCCTTCCCGATGGCGGCTTTCTGATCTCCGTGACCGATGTGACCGCCGAGCGCGAGGCAGCGCAGCGTCTGTTCGAGATCAACGAGATGCTGGAGCAGCGCGTGATGGAGCGCACGCTCGAGCTGGAAGATGCGCTGAGTGCCGCGGAACGCGCCAATGCCTCCAAGAACCGGTTTGTCGCCGCCGCCTCGCATGACCTTCTGCAACCGCTTTCGGCGGCGGAGCTGTTCATCGGCTCCCTCTCGGACAAGCTGGGCGACGCGGCGGACCGGCAGGTTTTGGCCAAAGCCGGATCGGCCATCAAAAGCGCGGTCAGCCTGATCGACGCGCTGCTCGACATCTCCAAGCTCGACAGCGACAAGCTGCATTTCGACATTCGCGCCGTGGCGCTGTCCGAGATCCTCGATCCCTTGCGTGACGAGATGGAAGTTCTGGCCGCCGAGAAGGGCCTGCGGCTGACCATCATGCCCACCCGCGCCATCGTCGAAAGCGATCCCGCCTATCTGCGCCGCGTGATCCAGAACCTCGCGGCCAATGCGATCCGCTACACGGAGGAGGGCCGCGTTCTGATCGGGGTCCGGCGGCAGGGCAATTCGGCCCGGATCGAGGTCTGGGACAATGGTCCCGGGATCGCCGAGGAAGATCAGGACGCCATCTTCGAGGAATTCCACCGCCTCGATCAGACGGCGAGCCGCAATGACGGGCTGGGGCTCGGCCTCGCCATCGTGGAACGGGCCTGCACGCGTCTCGGTCATCCCTTGGGTTTGTGGTCCGAGCCCGGTCGCGGCTCCTGCTTCCAGGTCTCGGTGCCCGTCGCGGGCCAAACCGATCCGAAGCGTCACGATCCCGCACGATCCCGCAAGGTCGATCTGGGTCTCAGCGGACTCATTGTGCTTCTGGTGGAGAACGAGCCGGAATTGCGCCGCGCCATTCAGCTTCTGATCGAAAGCTGGGGCGTGGACGTGATCGAGGCCGAGAACGGCGATGCCGCGCTGAGCCTTCTGGAAGATCTGGACATCATGCCCGACGCGTTGATCCTCGATCAGCAATTGGGCGCGGGGCCCAAGGGCACGGAGCTTTTGCAGGAACTCACGCGCCGCTTCGGGCCACGGCCTGCGGTGATCCTGACCGCCGACCGGTCGGAAAGCGTGCGACGGACCTGCGAAGATCTCGGTGTCGAGCGGATGCTGAAACCGCTCGACCGGACGCGTCTCGGCGCGTTTCTGAGCGAGGCCTGCCTGAGCCGGACCGACTGA
- a CDS encoding branched-chain amino acid ABC transporter permease, whose product MNDTLRATGLFALVALLILGTGIFQSWNSALLILNMGLVSALMALGVNLQWGFAGLFNVGVMGFVALGGLAVVLTSMPPVGAAWAAGGLRVLAGLALGIATIVGAVFAWKRVSGRARGWIVAAVLIVGFFVFRTVFDAGVEAVEAVDAATSGYLGGLGLPVLLAWPVGGLLAAGAAWIIGKTALGLRSDYLAIATLGIAEIVIAILKNEDWLARGVKNVNGLPRPVPYEVDLQADPAFTERAAGLGLDPTTASTLYVKLGYSILFAIVLIAVLVLAQLALKSPWGRMMRAIRDNETAARAMGKDVTGRHLQVFILGSAICGIAGAMMTTLDGQLTPTSYQPLRYTFLIWVMVIVGGSGNNLGAVLGGFFIWFAWVQVEPLGQMLMGLVTAGMSEGALKAHLIDSVQHMRLLTMGVILLLVLRFSPRGLLPER is encoded by the coding sequence ATGAACGACACGCTGCGTGCCACCGGGCTATTTGCCCTCGTCGCCCTGCTGATCCTGGGCACCGGGATCTTTCAGAGCTGGAATTCCGCCCTTCTCATCCTGAACATGGGGCTCGTCTCGGCGCTGATGGCGCTGGGCGTGAACCTGCAATGGGGCTTTGCGGGGCTCTTCAATGTGGGTGTCATGGGCTTCGTCGCCCTTGGCGGGCTGGCTGTCGTGCTGACCTCGATGCCGCCCGTGGGCGCGGCCTGGGCGGCGGGCGGTCTGCGCGTTCTGGCGGGGCTCGCCTTGGGTATTGCCACCATCGTCGGCGCGGTCTTCGCATGGAAGCGCGTCTCGGGCCGTGCGCGCGGCTGGATCGTGGCGGCGGTTTTGATCGTGGGCTTCTTCGTCTTCCGCACCGTCTTTGATGCGGGCGTCGAGGCGGTCGAAGCCGTGGATGCCGCCACATCGGGCTATCTGGGCGGTCTTGGCCTGCCGGTCCTGCTGGCCTGGCCCGTGGGCGGCCTGCTGGCAGCGGGCGCGGCCTGGATCATCGGCAAGACCGCGCTGGGCCTCCGCTCGGATTACCTCGCCATCGCCACGCTGGGCATTGCCGAGATCGTCATCGCCATCCTGAAGAACGAAGACTGGCTGGCGCGCGGCGTGAAGAACGTGAACGGCCTGCCCCGGCCCGTTCCTTATGAGGTCGATCTGCAAGCCGACCCGGCCTTCACCGAACGCGCGGCGGGGCTTGGCCTCGATCCCACGACCGCCTCGACCCTTTACGTCAAGCTCGGCTATTCGATCCTCTTCGCCATCGTGCTGATCGCGGTGCTGGTTCTCGCGCAGCTTGCGCTGAAAAGCCCCTGGGGCCGGATGATGCGCGCCATTCGCGACAACGAGACCGCGGCGCGGGCCATGGGCAAGGACGTCACCGGTCGGCATCTGCAGGTCTTCATCCTGGGCTCCGCGATCTGCGGCATCGCGGGCGCAATGATGACCACGCTCGACGGGCAGCTGACGCCGACCTCCTACCAGCCGCTGCGTTACACCTTCCTGATCTGGGTCATGGTGATCGTGGGCGGCTCGGGCAACAATCTCGGCGCCGTTCTGGGCGGCTTCTTTATCTGGTTCGCTTGGGTGCAGGTGGAGCCTCTGGGTCAGATGCTCATGGGCCTCGTGACGGCGGGCATGTCCGAAGGCGCGCTGAAGGCGCATCTGATCGACAGCGTGCAGCACATGCGGCTTCTCACCATGGGGGTGATCCTGCTGCTGGTCCTGCGCTTCAGCCCGCGCGGGTTGCTGCCGGAGCGGTAA
- a CDS encoding response regulator, with product MIQAARDADTSRLSSALVVDDHPLFCDALTLTLNSISDFETVATAGTLADALDVIDEGAVDFVVLDLNLPDVNGLDGLVRLRKAAPEAKILVASSMADNRMICHALKAGANGFVPKHSQRAVFAKAYEAMTEGRDFLPDGYIDPDGGQTGSAPADALERLGTLTNQQARILSLICEGRLNKQIAYELSIAETTVKAHVTAIMRKLGVHSRTQAVLIAQEASFAKVLPSGEETS from the coding sequence ATGATCCAAGCCGCCAGAGACGCCGACACTTCCCGCCTTTCGAGCGCGCTTGTCGTGGACGATCATCCGCTGTTTTGCGACGCGCTGACGCTCACCCTGAACTCGATCTCCGATTTCGAGACGGTGGCGACGGCGGGCACCTTGGCGGATGCGCTTGATGTGATCGACGAAGGCGCTGTGGATTTCGTCGTGCTGGACCTGAACCTGCCCGATGTGAACGGGCTCGACGGACTGGTGCGGCTGCGCAAGGCCGCCCCCGAGGCGAAGATCCTCGTCGCCTCCTCGATGGCGGATAACCGCATGATCTGTCACGCGTTGAAGGCTGGCGCGAACGGCTTCGTGCCCAAGCATTCGCAACGCGCCGTCTTCGCCAAGGCCTATGAGGCGATGACCGAGGGCCGCGATTTCCTGCCCGACGGCTATATCGATCCCGATGGCGGCCAGACCGGATCGGCGCCCGCCGATGCGCTGGAGCGGCTGGGCACGCTCACCAATCAGCAGGCGCGCATCCTGTCGCTGATCTGCGAGGGCCGCCTCAACAAGCAGATCGCCTATGAGCTTTCCATCGCAGAAACCACGGTAAAGGCCCACGTCACGGCGATCATGCGCAAGCTCGGCGTGCACAGCCGCACACAGGCGGTGCTGATCGCGCAGGAGGCCAGCTTCGCGAAGGTCTTGCCAAGCGGTGAGGAGACCTCCTAA
- a CDS encoding branched-chain amino acid ABC transporter permease translates to MDLLNAFVALSNFVLIPAIAYGSQLAIGALGVTLVYGILRFSNFAHGDTMAFGTMVTILATWGLQALGVSLGPLPTALLAIPVGIAGCAALVLFTDRVVYRFYRGQKVVPVIFVIVSIGVMFIYNGITRLVLGPDDQRFADGERFIVSARDFRDMTGLDEGLAIRTTQGLTVITAIIVVVALFWFLNRTRTGKSMRAYSDNEDLALLSGIDPERVVRVTWLIVAALATIAGVLYGLDKSYKPFTYFQLLLPIFAAAIVGGLGSPLGAIAGGFVIAFSEVGITYAWKKVLDYTLPEAMAPEGLVQLLSTDYKFAVSFVILLIVLLFRPTGLFRGKSV, encoded by the coding sequence ATGGATCTCCTGAACGCCTTCGTGGCGCTGTCGAATTTCGTCCTGATCCCGGCCATCGCCTATGGCAGCCAATTGGCCATCGGGGCGCTGGGGGTCACACTCGTCTACGGCATCCTGCGGTTTTCGAACTTCGCCCATGGCGACACGATGGCCTTCGGCACGATGGTCACGATCCTCGCCACCTGGGGCTTGCAGGCGCTGGGCGTCTCGCTCGGACCGCTGCCGACCGCCCTTCTGGCGATCCCCGTGGGCATTGCGGGCTGTGCGGCGCTGGTGCTCTTCACCGACCGCGTCGTCTATCGCTTCTATCGCGGACAGAAGGTCGTGCCGGTGATCTTCGTCATCGTCTCCATCGGGGTGATGTTCATCTATAACGGCATCACGCGGCTTGTGCTGGGCCCCGACGACCAGCGCTTTGCGGATGGCGAGCGTTTCATCGTCTCGGCGCGGGATTTCCGCGACATGACCGGCCTCGATGAGGGGCTGGCCATTCGCACCACGCAAGGTCTGACCGTGATCACCGCGATCATCGTGGTCGTGGCGCTGTTCTGGTTCCTGAATCGGACCCGCACCGGCAAATCCATGCGCGCCTATTCCGACAACGAGGACCTGGCGCTTCTGTCGGGGATCGACCCCGAGCGCGTGGTGCGCGTGACCTGGCTGATCGTGGCTGCGCTGGCCACCATTGCGGGCGTGCTTTACGGCCTCGATAAAAGCTACAAGCCCTTCACCTATTTCCAGCTTCTGCTGCCGATCTTCGCGGCGGCCATCGTGGGCGGGCTCGGCTCGCCCCTGGGGGCGATCGCGGGCGGCTTTGTCATCGCCTTTTCGGAGGTGGGCATCACCTACGCCTGGAAGAAGGTGCTGGACTACACCCTGCCCGAGGCCATGGCGCCTGAGGGGCTCGTTCAGCTTCTCTCCACCGACTACAAATTCGCGGTGAGCTTCGTGATCCTGCTCATCGTGCTTCTGTTCCGCCCGACGGGCCTATTCCGGGGGAAATCGGTATGA
- a CDS encoding FIST N-terminal domain-containing protein, with the protein MDGALDSSGGAARHHAAILRTAQVSADTPDAMARIEAAIGPGPFALICLFVTDSADFAGLLADAHRRFPGTPIMGCTTAGEIGRTGYEEGQIVANAFPASDFHVRLVSVPNVHDIAAQPFIDKVIQTRHELSGTAPQNWSEFAYLMIDGLSLREEHLTFMLATALGAMPLFGGSAGDGTRFMRTQLACDGAPRQSAAVVALIRSRAPVKVFSIDHLVPTETRMVVTGARSGERIVTEINAAPAAQEYARLLGKDPNQLDPFTFAAHPVVVRLGDSHHVRAIQRVNEDGELVFFSAINEGMVLTLAEHADIADHLDRAFGDLAASQPPVQIMACDCILRRIEAEKSQRSRDISEIFRRHNVTGYSTYGEQIGALHVNQTLTGVAFYPPETALDDLPQ; encoded by the coding sequence TTGGACGGAGCACTCGACAGCTCGGGCGGCGCTGCGCGGCATCACGCCGCCATTCTGCGCACGGCACAGGTTTCGGCGGACACGCCGGATGCCATGGCGCGGATCGAAGCGGCAATCGGACCCGGCCCCTTCGCCCTCATCTGTCTGTTCGTCACCGATAGCGCGGATTTCGCGGGCCTTCTTGCCGACGCGCATCGCCGCTTTCCCGGAACGCCGATCATGGGCTGCACCACGGCCGGTGAGATCGGGCGCACGGGCTACGAGGAGGGCCAGATCGTTGCCAACGCGTTCCCCGCGTCGGACTTCCACGTGCGGCTGGTCAGCGTGCCCAACGTGCATGACATCGCCGCACAGCCCTTCATCGACAAGGTGATCCAGACCCGCCATGAGCTGAGCGGTACGGCCCCGCAGAACTGGTCGGAATTCGCCTATCTGATGATCGACGGTCTGTCGCTGCGCGAGGAACATCTGACCTTCATGCTGGCCACGGCGCTGGGCGCGATGCCCCTTTTCGGTGGCTCTGCGGGGGACGGGACGCGCTTCATGCGCACGCAGCTGGCCTGCGACGGCGCCCCGCGCCAAAGCGCGGCGGTGGTTGCGCTGATCCGGTCGCGGGCCCCGGTCAAGGTCTTCAGCATCGACCACCTGGTGCCGACGGAGACGCGTATGGTCGTCACCGGCGCCCGCTCGGGCGAGCGGATCGTGACGGAGATCAACGCAGCCCCCGCCGCGCAGGAATATGCGCGCCTTCTGGGCAAGGATCCCAACCAGCTCGATCCCTTCACCTTCGCGGCACACCCTGTGGTCGTCCGCCTCGGAGACAGCCACCACGTGCGCGCGATCCAGCGGGTGAACGAGGACGGAGAGCTCGTGTTCTTCTCCGCCATCAATGAAGGCATGGTGCTGACCCTGGCCGAACATGCCGATATCGCGGACCATCTGGACCGGGCATTCGGTGATCTGGCCGCATCACAGCCGCCTGTTCAGATCATGGCCTGCGATTGCATCCTGCGCCGGATCGAGGCCGAGAAAAGCCAGCGCAGCCGCGACATCTCGGAGATCTTTCGCCGCCACAACGTGACCGGATATTCGACCTATGGCGAACAGATCGGCGCGCTGCACGTCAACCAGACCCTGACCGGCGTCGCCTTCTATCCGCCCGAGACCGCATTGGACGACCTGCCGCAATGA
- a CDS encoding ABC transporter ATP-binding protein, with translation MIRVENLHRHFGGFRAVDGASLEIATGSITGLVGPNGAGKSTLFNVIAGALPPTSGRVVMDGEDISGLPPHVLFHKGLLRTFQIAHEFSSMTCRENLMMVPGSQSGETLWNAWFGRGRIAEEEAALLKKADEVLDFLTISHLKDEKAGNLSGGQKKLLELGRTMMVDAKIVFLDEVGAGVNRTLLNTIGDAIKRLNEERGYTFCMIEHDMDFIGRLCDPVIVMAEGKVLAEGTIDEIKANEQVIEAYLGTGLKNKEVPA, from the coding sequence GTGATCCGGGTCGAGAACCTTCACCGCCATTTTGGTGGCTTCCGCGCGGTCGATGGCGCGTCGCTGGAAATCGCCACCGGCTCCATCACCGGGCTGGTCGGGCCGAACGGTGCTGGTAAATCCACGCTCTTCAACGTGATCGCGGGCGCGCTGCCGCCCACCTCGGGCCGCGTCGTCATGGACGGCGAGGATATCTCGGGCTTGCCGCCGCATGTGCTGTTTCACAAGGGCTTGTTGCGCACCTTTCAGATTGCGCATGAGTTTTCGTCGATGACCTGCCGCGAGAACCTGATGATGGTGCCGGGCAGCCAGTCCGGAGAGACGCTCTGGAATGCGTGGTTCGGCCGGGGGCGGATCGCCGAGGAAGAGGCCGCCCTTCTGAAGAAAGCCGATGAAGTTCTTGATTTCCTGACCATTTCGCATCTCAAGGACGAGAAGGCAGGCAACCTCTCCGGCGGTCAGAAGAAGCTTCTCGAGCTCGGCCGCACGATGATGGTCGACGCCAAGATCGTCTTTCTCGACGAGGTGGGCGCAGGTGTGAATCGCACGCTTCTCAATACGATAGGCGACGCAATCAAACGTCTGAATGAAGAACGTGGCTACACGTTCTGCATGATCGAGCATGACATGGATTTCATCGGCCGCCTCTGCGACCCGGTCATCGTGATGGCCGAGGGCAAGGTGCTGGCGGAAGGCACCATCGACGAGATCAAGGCGAACGAGCAGGTGATCGAGGCCTATCTGGGCACCGGTCTCAAGAACAAGGAGGTCCCGGCATGA
- a CDS encoding ABC transporter ATP-binding protein produces MSDAYSGRGNKDRSLGPETAPSSADPVKKGGTAHPAPDGPFLIGDAMTGGYGKGADILHGCTIAVDPGEIAVIVGPNGAGKSTAMKAVFGMLNLREGSVRLDGEDITALSPQERVLKGMGFVPQTHNIFTSMSVEENLEMGAFIREDDISETMAQVYELFPILKEKRRQAAGELSGGQRQQVAVGRALMTKPKVLMLDEPTAGVSPIVMDELFDRIIEVARTGIPILMVEQNARQALEIADKGYVLVQGGNAHTGTGKELLADPQVRRSFLGG; encoded by the coding sequence ATGAGCGACGCCTATTCGGGCCGCGGCAACAAGGACCGCTCCCTCGGGCCCGAGACCGCGCCCTCCTCCGCAGATCCGGTCAAGAAGGGCGGCACCGCGCACCCTGCCCCGGACGGCCCGTTCCTCATCGGAGATGCCATGACTGGCGGTTACGGCAAGGGCGCGGACATCCTGCATGGCTGTACCATCGCCGTCGATCCGGGCGAGATCGCCGTAATCGTGGGCCCGAACGGCGCCGGTAAATCGACCGCGATGAAGGCTGTGTTCGGCATGCTGAACCTGCGCGAAGGTTCCGTGCGGCTCGATGGCGAGGACATCACCGCGTTGAGCCCGCAGGAGCGGGTGCTCAAAGGCATGGGCTTCGTGCCGCAGACGCACAACATCTTCACCTCGATGAGCGTCGAGGAAAACCTCGAGATGGGCGCCTTCATCCGCGAGGACGACATCTCGGAGACGATGGCGCAGGTCTATGAGCTGTTCCCGATCCTGAAGGAAAAGCGACGCCAGGCGGCGGGCGAACTGTCAGGCGGCCAGCGCCAGCAGGTGGCCGTGGGTCGTGCGCTCATGACCAAACCGAAGGTCCTGATGCTCGATGAGCCCACCGCGGGCGTCAGCCCCATCGTCATGGACGAGCTGTTCGACCGCATCATCGAGGTCGCCCGCACCGGCATCCCGATCCTGATGGTGGAACAAAACGCCCGCCAAGCTCTTGAGATCGCGGACAAAGGCTATGTGCTGGTGCAGGGCGGCAATGCCCATACCGGCACTGGAAAAGAGCTTCTGGCCGACCCGCAGGTCCGGCGCTCTTTCCTGGGCGGATGA
- a CDS encoding ABC transporter substrate-binding protein, translating into MKKLLMASAATALTAGAAMAAGHSSEVKLGVLLSFTGPIESLTPAMGAGAEMAISEVSGNENFMEGATVTPVRGDATCVDAAAATAAAERLITSDGVVGIMGADCSGVTTAVLANVAVPNGVAMISPAATSPALSTAEDNGLFFRTAPSDARQGEVLATILNEKGVSSVAVTYTNNDYGKGFADAFTAAFTGMGGEVTLSAAHEDGKGDYSAEVGALASAGGDALVVLGYVDQGGAGVIQGALDTGAFDMFAFGDGMVGDSLTERFGSDIEGSIGTAPGGENEGAALFAEMASEAGIDGTSVYAGESYDAAALLLLAMAASGSTDAGEYAGSIMDVANAPGEPILPGELSKALQIIADGGEVDYQGASGVELVGSGEAAGSYAEYTVEDGALSVVGYR; encoded by the coding sequence ATGAAAAAGTTGCTGATGGCATCCGCCGCGACGGCACTCACCGCAGGCGCCGCGATGGCTGCAGGGCATTCCAGCGAAGTGAAACTGGGCGTGCTGCTCAGCTTTACCGGCCCGATCGAAAGCCTCACCCCCGCGATGGGCGCGGGCGCCGAGATGGCGATCTCCGAGGTCTCGGGCAATGAGAACTTCATGGAAGGTGCCACCGTCACGCCGGTGCGCGGCGATGCGACCTGCGTCGATGCCGCGGCCGCCACGGCGGCTGCCGAACGCCTGATCACCTCGGACGGTGTCGTGGGCATCATGGGCGCCGATTGCTCGGGCGTGACCACCGCCGTTCTGGCCAACGTCGCCGTGCCGAACGGGGTTGCGATGATCTCGCCCGCGGCCACCTCTCCGGCCCTCTCGACCGCAGAAGATAACGGCCTGTTCTTCCGCACGGCACCCTCCGATGCGCGTCAGGGCGAGGTTCTGGCCACGATCCTAAACGAAAAAGGCGTGAGCTCGGTCGCCGTGACCTACACCAACAACGATTACGGCAAGGGCTTCGCGGATGCCTTCACCGCCGCCTTCACGGGCATGGGCGGCGAGGTCACTCTGTCGGCCGCGCATGAGGACGGCAAGGGCGACTATTCCGCCGAAGTGGGTGCGCTGGCCTCCGCGGGCGGCGACGCGCTCGTCGTGCTGGGCTACGTGGATCAGGGCGGCGCAGGCGTCATCCAGGGCGCGCTCGATACCGGTGCCTTCGACATGTTCGCCTTCGGCGACGGCATGGTCGGCGACAGCCTGACCGAGCGTTTCGGCAGCGACATTGAAGGCTCCATCGGCACGGCTCCGGGCGGCGAGAACGAGGGCGCGGCCCTCTTTGCCGAGATGGCGTCCGAGGCGGGCATCGACGGCACGTCGGTCTATGCGGGCGAAAGCTATGATGCGGCAGCACTTCTGCTGCTGGCCATGGCGGCTTCCGGCTCGACCGATGCAGGCGAGTATGCGGGCAGCATCATGGATGTGGCCAACGCCCCCGGCGAGCCGATCCTGCCGGGCGAGCTGTCCAAGGCGCTCCAGATCATCGCCGATGGCGGTGAGGTCGACTACCAGGGCGCATCGGGTGTGGAACTCGTGGGCTCCGGCGAAGCGGCCGGTTCCTATGCTGAGTACACCGTTGAGGATGGCGCGCTGAGCGTGGTCGGCTACCGCTGA